The following coding sequences lie in one Arachis stenosperma cultivar V10309 chromosome 5, arast.V10309.gnm1.PFL2, whole genome shotgun sequence genomic window:
- the LOC130981084 gene encoding 3-hydroxyisobutyryl-CoA hydrolase 1-like, with product MALSFKFDTEPINQVLFEGNSSVKLVILNRPHKLNVLNFEMVSQILKNLRMYEDDSSVKLVILKGNGKGFCAGGDVVSIISTSLIGHWTYPVKFYGKTLILDHLAATYKKPLVSLINGVVMGGGAGLSMNTTFRIVTEKAVFAMPEAQIGYFPDVGASYFLSRLPGYFGEYLGLTGASLDGIEMAACGLATHFVHSTKLNALENALQAITSSNVSTIAALIETFTEKPTVKTDSPFKRLEIINKYFSKGTVEDIIQSLENELENGAEEKWITNALRSMRFSCPMSLKIFLKSIRKGRIQNIEECLYRDYNIACHLNRRTVSNDFYEGSRAKLFDKDNKPKWEPSKLELVSEEMVDQHFTNINDDAWEPLQLPQRFHSPIITASRL from the exons ATGGCTCTGAGTTTTAAGTTTGACACAGAACCAATAAACCag GTACTTTTCGAAGGAAATTCTTCTGTGAAGCTAGTGATACTAAATAGGCCTCATAAGTTAAATGTCCTTAACTTTGAAATG GTTTctcaaattttaaagaatttaagGATGTATGAGGATGACTCGTCAGTTAAACTTGTAATATTGAAG GGTAATGGAAAAGGATTTTGTGCCGGAGGTGATGTAGTATCAATAATTTCTACGTCACTCATAG GACATTGGACTTACCCTGTGAAATTTTATGGTAAAACACTCATTTTGGACCATTTGGCAGCAACCTACAAAAAGCCTCTA GTATCTTTGATTAATGGAGTGGTTATGGGAGGAGGAGCGGGTCTTTCCATGAACACAACCTTCAGAATTGTAACTGAAAAAGCT gTATTTGCAATGCCAGAGGCACAAATAGGGTATTTTCCAGATGTGGGTGCAAGTTACTTCCTATCTAGGCTTCCTGGCTATTTTG GGGAGTATTTAGGGTTAACTGGAGCTAGTTTGGATGGAATAGAAATGGCAGCATGTGGATTAGCTACACATTTCGTCCATTCAAcg AAGCTTAATGCATTGGAAAATGCCCTACAAGCTATTACTTCTTCAAATGTATCAACAATTGCTGCTTTAATAGAAACTTTTACAGAGAAACCAACTGTAAAAACAGATAGCCCATTCAAgag ATTGGAGATTATAAACAAATATTTCTCAAAAGGGACAGTGGAAGATATAATTCAATCCTTg gAAAATGAATTAGAAAACGGAGCAGAAGAAAAATGGATAACAAATGCATTAAGATCTATGCGTTTTTCATGTCCCATGAGTCTTAAGATCTTTTTAAAATCT ATCAGAAAAGGCAGAATACAAAACATTGAAGAATGTCTTTACAGGGATTATAACATTGCTTGCCACCTCAATCGAAGAACAGTAAGCAATGATTTCTACGAG GGTTCAAGAGCAAAGCTGTTTGATAAAGACAACAAGCCTAAG TGGGAGCCTTCAAAGCTAGAGTTGGTTAGTGAAGAAATGGTGGATCAGCACTTTACAAATATCAATGACGATGCATGGGAGCCTTTACAACTTCCTCAAAGATTCCATTCTCCAATCATAACTGCCAGCAgattataa